A window of Rhinatrema bivittatum chromosome 2, aRhiBiv1.1, whole genome shotgun sequence contains these coding sequences:
- the RBM12B gene encoding RNA-binding protein 12B has translation MAVVIRLQGLPLVAGSADIRHFFAGLNISNGGVHIIGGDLGEAYIIFATDDDARLAMRRAGGFIKQSRLQLYLSSKSEMQSAIEMSWKRDDHEGREPVSGPRRYGSNIPGPTGDGNLSNVPPVKRGINKPNYIPSNRSDHGYGFNSGARHPDANISKPYNQGRKETQSFDSDELYLFLHGMPYAATEDEVRAFFHGLRVDGVIFLQHQGGPNIGRNNGDGLVKFAMRKDALDGLRRNRQYMGTRFIEISQSSQEQWKESGGFVAIDAGPNFRDGERYRNRARSRSPRNERGRSRSPPSEESYIHMRNLSYSIEKRDIKLFFQSLDVSDNQIKFLYDCRNNRTRDGFVMFKNERDYHIALSHHKEILNNRTVYIYPITVNAMLELIETSGNKELTLREQPNEEDMADGFQEASMGPKLYLYIRNFPFDVTKVEVQKFFVGFSLNDDDICLLYDDKGVGLGEALVKFHTEELAEHAENLNRRRFLGTEVLLQRISQAQVREFGINAFPGEPNDRIQDQSQGYGMDRVSRSGNSRVPSAQPFRFPGDFRHGPEEFTGPSKNFRGPQPRMDFGGGRFDARNNGREGYPERRFRPDYGMAGGNSGGPAVIQLKNMPFTTTVNEILDFFYGYRVIPDSVSIRYNESGLPTGIATVAIENHDEAIAAVTELNDRPVGPRKVKLSLI, from the coding sequence ATGGCTGTAGTCATCCGTTTACAGGGGCTTCCTCTTGTTGCGGGATCTGCGGATATTCGCCATTTCTTTGCAGGATTGAATATTTCTAATGGAGGTGTGCATATAATTGGTGGAGACCTTGGGGAGGCATATATTATATTTGCAACAGATGATGATGCCAGACTTGCAATGAGACGCGCAGGAGGGTTTATCAAGCAGTCTAGATTACAGCTGTATCTCAGCAGCAAGTCAGAAATGCAAAGTGCCATTGAAATGAGTTGGAAAAGAGATGATCATGAAGGAAGAGAACCAGTGTCTGGGCCACGACGTTATGGATCAAATATCCCAGGTCCTACAGGAGATGGAAATCTTTCAAATGTCCCACCAGTCAAAAGAGGAATAAATAAACCTAACTATATTCCTTCAAACAGATCAGATCATGGTTATGGCTTTAACAGTGGAGCAAGACATCCTGATGCAAATATTTCCAAACCATATAATCaaggaagaaaagaaacacagtcatttgattcagatgaactttatttgtttttacatggAATGCCTTATGCAGCAACTGAAGATGAAGTGAGAGCATTCTTTCATGGCTTGCGTGTGGATGGAGTTATCTTTTTACAACACCAAGGTGGTCCAAACATTGGTCGTAACAATGGTGATGGTTTGGTTAAATTTGCCATGCGTAAGGATGCCTTAGATGGACTTAGGCGTAACAGACAATACATGGGCACAAGGTTTATTGAAATATCACAGTCCTCACAAGAACAATGGAAAGAGAGTGGTGGTTTTGTAGCGATTGATGCAGGTCCTAATTTTCGAGATGGAGAGCGATATAGAAACAGAGCCCGATCAAGATCTCCAAGAAATGAAAGAGGACGGTCTCGTTCACCTCCCAGCGAAGAGTCTTACATACACATGAGAAACCTGTCTTACAGTATCGAGAAGAGagacataaaattattttttcaaagtttAGATGTGTCAGATAATCAAATTAAATTCTTGTATGACTGTCGTAACAACAGAACAAGAGATGGTTTTGTTATGTTCAAGAATGAGAGAGATTATCATATTGCTTTGAGCCATCACAAAGAGATTCTTAACAATCGTACAGTATATATTTATCCTATTACTGTAAATGCAATGTTGGAACTAATTGAAACTAGCGGGAATAAAGAACTTACCTTAAGAGAGCAACCTAATGAGGAGGATATGGCAGATGGTTTTCAGGAAGCTTCCATGGGGCCCAAATTGTACTTATATATAAGGAACTTCCCCTTTGATGTTACAAAAGTTGAAGTGCAGAAGTTCTTTGTAGGATTTTCACTTAATGATGATGATATTTGCTTGCTTTATGATGATAAAGGAGTTGGTCTTGGCGAAGCTCTTGTGAAGTTTCACACTGAAGAACTTGCAGAGCATGCTGAAAATTTAAATCGTCGGAGATTCTTGGGAACAGAGGTTTTATTGCAACGAATTTCACAGGCACAGGTGCGGGAATTTGGTATAAATGCTTTTCCAGGAGAACCCAACGACAGAATCCAAGATCAATCACAGGGCTATGGTATGGATCGGGTTTCACGGTCAGGCAATTCACGTGTACCATCAGCGCAACCATTTAGGTTTCCTGGCGATTTCAGACATGGTCCTGAGGAATTCACAGGCCCTTCAAAAAATTTCAGAGGTCCACAACCTCGTATGGATTTTGGTGGTGGTAGGTTTGATGCACGAAACAATGGGCGTGAAGGCTATCCTGAAAGAAGATTTAGGCCTGATTATGGTATGGCCGGTGGTAATTCCGGTGGCCCTGCAGTTATTCAGCTAAAGAATATGCCTTTTACAACAACAGTGAAtgaaattttggattttttctaTGGCTATCGGGTGATCCCAGATTCTGTTTCAATTCGGTATAATGAAAGTGGGCTTCCAACTGGCATTGCCACAGTTGCTATTGAAAACCATGATGAAGCAATAGCTGCTGTCACTGAACTGAATGACAGACCTGTTGGTCCACGCAAAGTAAAGTTAAGCTTAATCTAA